A region from the Candidatus Ancaeobacter aquaticus genome encodes:
- a CDS encoding APC family permease — MDTNPHDSSSPKAFKHKVTKIVVVTTAMLTFISFWRAASIVLCDLGSSAYYAAGIAEQAIGKAAPWFILAVMLFAICVRLVYIESCGMFVRGGVYKVVKSVLGGTFAKVAVSALMFDFVLTGPVSAVCAGQYLVGLVNQLLPMVNINIALPRDFTAMILALIVIIYFWRKNVIGIGESSGKAMRIIQIASVMALLLFLWAIPTLAIKGVHFPAFELSFSHEAFGWLEGFDWLKAIGTFGVMVAFGHSILAMSGEETLAQVYREIEAPKMHNLKKAAVVITIFSICFTAGLSILSFMIIPDEIRTTQYQDNLLSGLAMNMVGPYALRFAMQSFVVIVGFLILSGAVNTSMVGANGTLNRVAEDGILTDWFRSPHKKFGTTSRIINVIAIMQLVTVVLCRGNIYALGEAYSFGVIWCFTFDAMSMLALRFKDRSPREFKVPLNVTVKGVELPIGLALIFLALLTIAIINFFTKTTATTLGLIFTSAFFVTFVISQFLNKRKLNETSKYEKVNLEDHEKLSAQICECEHEHRVLVAVRDPNNLVHLKKVLGEIDPEQTDLIVMSAKIAQGYRHETAMHHLIPDEQHLFTNVITMAEKKGMSVIPVLVASNNFHHAITQTAHDLRVQQVVLGISTKSSPEIQMEQIAMSWGNICSTESMPMVVRIIWPTREFKCQLS; from the coding sequence ATGGATACTAACCCCCATGACAGTTCGTCTCCAAAAGCCTTTAAGCATAAAGTAACAAAAATTGTTGTTGTTACAACCGCTATGCTTACCTTTATATCTTTTTGGCGTGCCGCATCGATTGTGCTGTGTGATCTTGGTTCGTCTGCATATTATGCTGCCGGTATTGCAGAGCAGGCCATTGGTAAAGCAGCCCCATGGTTTATTCTTGCGGTAATGTTGTTTGCAATATGTGTGCGTTTAGTATACATAGAGTCATGCGGCATGTTTGTCCGTGGAGGCGTCTATAAAGTTGTTAAAAGTGTTTTGGGTGGTACATTTGCAAAAGTTGCGGTATCCGCTCTTATGTTTGATTTTGTGCTTACCGGACCGGTAAGCGCTGTGTGTGCCGGTCAGTATCTCGTTGGTTTAGTTAATCAGTTATTGCCAATGGTAAATATCAATATCGCATTACCGCGGGATTTTACCGCGATGATTCTTGCCCTTATCGTTATTATATATTTTTGGCGTAAAAATGTTATCGGCATCGGAGAGAGCAGCGGTAAGGCGATGAGGATCATACAGATCGCATCGGTTATGGCGCTTTTATTATTCTTGTGGGCGATACCGACTCTTGCCATTAAAGGTGTTCACTTTCCGGCCTTTGAACTCAGTTTTAGTCACGAAGCGTTTGGTTGGCTTGAAGGCTTTGACTGGCTTAAGGCTATAGGTACATTTGGTGTCATGGTCGCGTTTGGACATTCGATACTTGCTATGAGCGGTGAAGAGACTCTCGCACAGGTTTATCGTGAGATCGAGGCGCCAAAGATGCATAATTTGAAAAAAGCCGCTGTTGTGATAACCATATTCAGTATCTGTTTTACTGCAGGGTTATCTATTCTGTCTTTTATGATCATTCCGGATGAAATACGCACAACACAGTATCAGGATAATTTATTGAGCGGTCTTGCAATGAATATGGTCGGGCCGTATGCGTTACGTTTTGCTATGCAGTCTTTTGTCGTTATCGTTGGGTTTCTGATCCTTTCAGGGGCAGTAAATACCTCAATGGTAGGTGCAAACGGTACGCTTAACCGTGTAGCAGAAGACGGGATCTTAACCGATTGGTTCCGTTCCCCGCATAAAAAGTTTGGAACCACAAGCAGGATAATAAACGTTATTGCGATAATGCAGCTTGTGACCGTTGTCTTATGTCGGGGTAACATATACGCCCTTGGTGAGGCATATTCGTTTGGGGTGATATGGTGTTTTACGTTTGATGCCATGTCTATGTTAGCGCTCAGGTTTAAAGATAGAAGCCCGCGTGAATTTAAGGTGCCATTGAATGTTACGGTGAAAGGAGTTGAGCTTCCCATAGGGTTAGCGCTCATATTCCTTGCGCTATTAACGATAGCGATAATTAATTTCTTTACAAAAACGACGGCGACAACGCTGGGGCTTATATTTACGAGTGCGTTTTTTGTAACATTTGTTATATCTCAGTTCCTTAATAAGAGAAAATTGAATGAAACCAGCAAGTACGAAAAAGTAAACCTTGAAGATCATGAAAAGTTATCTGCCCAGATATGTGAGTGTGAACACGAACACCGCGTACTTGTTGCTGTACGGGATCCGAACAATCTTGTGCACTTAAAGAAAGTGCTGGGGGAAATTGATCCTGAACAGACGGATCTGATCGTTATGAGCGCAAAGATAGCGCAGGGGTACCGGCACGAAACGGCTATGCATCACCTGATACCTGACGAACAGCATCTTTTCACCAATGTTATAACGATGGCAGAGAAGAAAGGAATGTCGGTTATACCTGTTCTTGTCGCGTCAAATAATTTTCATCATGCTATTACACAAACTGCTCATGATTTACGTGTGCAACAGGTTGTACTCGGTATCTCAACGAAGAGTTCACCTGAAATACAAATGGAACAAATAGCGATGTCATGGGGGAATATCTGTTCAACAGAATCAATGCCCATGGTTGTCCGCATTATTTGGCCAACACGTGAATTTAAATGCCAATTGTCTTAG
- a CDS encoding PTS sugar transporter subunit IIA: protein MHSFISKLVSPIRDFVFGKKQKAVTPIKTLGESGVKLSHFLSPEAIIINNAIKDKEEAIRMLSEHLCRLHNIESAETVSDEIIKRERLESTFLDNEVAIPHARYQGVKKITSVLGIFPQGIKENETEKLPAKFIFLFLSPVDALTQHLQLLTRIAFVFQDNLVKSSLLKIKDPADIYYLIKEKEGIA from the coding sequence ATGCACTCATTTATCAGTAAATTAGTAAGTCCTATTCGCGATTTTGTCTTTGGGAAGAAACAAAAAGCGGTAACACCCATTAAGACTTTGGGCGAAAGCGGTGTGAAGCTTTCACACTTCCTCTCTCCAGAAGCAATTATTATCAATAATGCTATCAAAGATAAGGAAGAGGCGATACGGATGCTTTCTGAGCATCTTTGTAGACTCCATAACATTGAAAGCGCTGAGACGGTCAGTGATGAAATAATAAAACGTGAGAGACTTGAAAGTACATTTCTTGATAATGAAGTTGCGATACCGCATGCCCGTTATCAGGGAGTTAAGAAAATCACCTCGGTTTTGGGTATTTTTCCTCAAGGCATCAAAGAAAACGAGACAGAAAAACTCCCGGCAAAGTTTATTTTCCTCTTTCTTTCACCCGTTGATGCACTTACACAACATCTTCAGCTTTTAACCCGTATTGCATTTGTTTTTCAGGATAACCTTGTTAAAAGCAGTCTTTTAAAGATCAAGGATCCCGCAGACATATATTATCTTATCAAAGAAAAAGAAGGTATTGCATAA